Genomic DNA from Cyanobacterium sp. T60_A2020_053:
TACCACCTGTACCCCACCCAGAAGCGCTATCACTGACACTAACATCAAGTTGGGCTAATTCTTCGCTTTCGACTAAATCAATGGGAGTGGCAGAAGGTTCTAAACGAGGATCGGCAGAGTATAATTTATCTACATCAGTGAGTAAAAATAACCAATCAGCGCCCACCAAACTAGCCACCATTGCCGATAGAGTGTCATTATCTCCGAATTTTAACTCCTCCGTGGCCACAGTATCATTTTCATTGACAATGGGAATTACCCCAAAATCCAATAAGGCTTGAAATGTATTACTAGCATTGACATAACTACTACGTTCTCCTAAATCATGACGGGTGAGCAAAATTTGGGCGATGGGTTGCCCAAAATGATTAAATAAATCATCATAAATACGAATCAAGCGCCCTTGCCCCACCGCCGCTACCGCCTGTTTTTGATGCAACAGGGAAGGGCGCACGGGCAATTTTAAACGCCCACAACCTACTCCTACTGCTCCAGAAGATACTAAAATAACGTTATAACCTTCATTTCTTAAATTGGTCAAAGTTTCGACTAAAGTGGCAATAGTAGAAAGTGCTAGACTACCATTTTCGGCATTGGTGAGGCTAGATGTGCCAATTTTTACAACTATAGTTTGATTCATAAATATTTAGAGTATAAAAGGTTTTTCTTGCCAATCAACTTGCCAATTTTGCTCATTAAGATATTTTAATAATGGCATGGTTGAACCTAAATCTCGACAAAACCAATACTCTTTTTGCTCATTTTCTCCTGTCATAATAATTTGATATTGATAGGCATGGCTAAGAGTTTTTAGTAAGCCGGGATATTTTTTAATTTCCCTTTGAATGTCTCTTTGGGAATAAGTAATAATACTATTTTTCAGGAAATGGCGTGGTATTCTAACTGGTTTTATTGGTCTTTGCGGTGGTGGTTTCAGGGTGACGGGTATAGATTCTTTTTTGGGAAATTTTGGTCGAAAGGAAAACATAATTTAATTAAGAGTTAATAATGAATAATTTTAATATGCGGTGAAGAGCGCTGGTTTATTTATTATATGAATAGCTTATCATTAGCCCTCTTTTCAAGATTAAATAAATTTGACCTTAACGATATATACAATAACAGTTCTAAGTTAACCTGATTCATGGGAGGATTTGTTTGATTTTTGTCAATTTCGATCAAACCTTAACTATTCGCCCTTGAATTTTTTGATTTAGCCCGTAAGTGTTATAAGATTTTGATTGTAGTTGAGAGGGAATAACTTGCCATTCTTTTAATGGATCAAAAATGATAAATTCTGCTTTTTTGCCTTCCTGAATAGGTATAAAATTCTGCCTAAGAAATTCCAGAGGTTTCAAACTAAGCGCCCTCCACAACTGCACTGGAGATAACTGCTTTGTCATAATTAAATTGTGCCACAATAAAGGTAAAATCAGTTCGTAACCAATCGCACCGGAGGGCGCTTCGGCAAAAGCTACAGTTTTTTCCTCGTAGGTATAAGGAGTATGATCCACTGCAATCATATCAATAACTCCCGTTTTTATACCCTCCACTAAGGC
This window encodes:
- the proB gene encoding glutamate 5-kinase, coding for MNQTIVVKIGTSSLTNAENGSLALSTIATLVETLTNLRNEGYNVILVSSGAVGVGCGRLKLPVRPSLLHQKQAVAAVGQGRLIRIYDDLFNHFGQPIAQILLTRHDLGERSSYVNASNTFQALLDFGVIPIVNENDTVATEELKFGDNDTLSAMVASLVGADWLFLLTDVDKLYSADPRLEPSATPIDLVESEELAQLDVSVSDSASGWGTGGMITKISAARIATKAGVTTVITNGEKPQNIKEILAGESIGTRFQPQPRPENARKRWLTHGLITEGKIILDDGARRALCEQNKSLLSAGIIAVEGEFNSAVAVDLYSQNGDKFGHGIVNYSSYELNLIKGKKSREINQILGKEGAETVIHRDNLVIQNS